In Triticum urartu cultivar G1812 chromosome 6, Tu2.1, whole genome shotgun sequence, the following proteins share a genomic window:
- the LOC125514416 gene encoding probable amino acid permease 7 — protein MGGGGGRRGDRQAEPLLRKLSGSSSDNSSEEHPVKRTGTVWTAMAHVITAVIGSGVLSLAWSVAQLGWVGGPAAMVLFAGVTVVQSSLLADCYISRDPERGAAVRNRSYVDAIRLYLGKKSQMLSGFFLGFSLFGNSVVYTLTAAASMRAIERANCYHREGQGAPCCAAGAGGSSEAYYMLLFGVAQVALSQIPDFHSMAWLSVFAAVMSFFYSFIGFGLGAAKVIENGVIKGGIGGVSLVSPTQKVWRVAQALGDIAFAYPFSLVLLEIEDTLRSPPAESQTMKRAARASIAVTTFFYLGCGCFGYAAFGDGTPGNLLTGFGDPYWLVGLANLCVVLHLLGGYQVYAQPMFALVERRFGAGVVDAEMPLLGRVSVSRLCFRTANVAAATAVAVWFPYFNQVVGLIGAFTFWPLAIHFPVQMYLAQGKVAPWTGRWLAIQAFSAGCLVACGFASVGSAMGVFGPERS, from the exons ATgggaggagggggaggaagaagaggcgaTCGCCAAGCAGAGCCGCTGCTTCGGAAGCTCTCAGGATCCTCTTCGGATAATTCCTCCGAGGAGCATCCGGTGAAGAGAACCG GCACGGTATGGACGGCGATGGCGCACGTCATCACGGCGGTGATAGGCTCCGGCGTGCTGTCGCTGGCGTGGAGCGTGGCGCAGCTCGGCTGGGTCGGGGGGCCGGCGGCCATGGTGCTCTTCGCCGGGGTCACCGTGGTGCAGTCCTCCCTGCTCGCCGACTGCTACATCTCCCGCGACCCGGAGCGCGGCGCCGCCGTCAGGAACAGGTCCTACGTCGACGCCATCAGGCTCTACCTAGGCAAGAAGAGCCAGATGTTGAGCGGGTTTTTCCTCGGCTTCAGCTTGTTTGGGAACAGCGTGGTGTACACTCTCACCGCGGCCGCTAGCATGAG GGCGATTGAGAGGGCCAACTGCTACCACAGGGAAGGCCAAGGCGCGCCGTGCTgcgccgccggcgccggcgggTCATCGGAAGCCTACTACATGCTCCTGTTCGGCGTCGCGCAGGTGGCGCTGTCGCAGATACCGGACTTCCACAGCATGGCGTGGCTCTCCGTCTTCGCCGCCGTCATGTCCTTCTTCTACTCCTTCATCGGCTTCGGCCTCGGCGCCGCCAAAGTGATCG AGAATGGAGTCATCAAGGGCGGGATCGGAGGCGTCTCCCTGGTGTCACCGACGCAGAAGGTGTGGCGCGTGGCGCAGGCCCTGGGAGACATCGCCTTCGCCTACCCATTCTCCCTGGTGCTGTTGGAGATCGAGGACACGCTGAGGTCGCCGCCGGCGGAGAGCCAGACCATGAAGAGGGCGGCGAGGGCGAGCATCGCGGTCACCACCTTCTTCTACCTCGGCTGCGGGTGCTTCGGCTATGCGGCGTTCGGGGACGGCACCCCAGGGAACCTCCTCACCGGCTTCGGGGATCCCTACTGGCTCGTCGGTCTCGCCAACCTCTGCGTCGTCCTCCACCTCCTCGGCGGCTACCAGGTGTACGCGCAGCCCATGTTCGCGCTCGTGGAGCGGCGGTTCGGCGCCGGCGTCGTCGACGCGGAGATGCCGCTGCTCGGGCGCGTGAGCGTGTCCAGGCTGTGCTTCCGCACGGCGAAcgtggcggcggcgacggcggtggcCGTGTGGTTCCCCTACTTCAACCAGGTGGTGGGGCTCATCGGCGCCTTCACCTTCTGGCCGCTGGCCATCCACTTCCCCGTCCAGATGTACCTCGCGCAGGGCAAGGTGGCGCCGTGGACGGGGCGGTGGCTCGCCATCCAGGCCTTCAGCGCCGGCTGCCTGGTCGCCTGCGGCTTCGCCTCCGTTGGCTCTGCCATGGGGGTGTTCGGCCCCGAGAGAAGCTAG